The following nucleotide sequence is from Deltaproteobacteria bacterium.
ATAATTGAAATGTGAGGGAATCATCATGGAATCATTGCAGCATGATGGGGATATTCAGGATCTGTATCGTAAAAAGGCCTCTTTGCTCCAGGGACTCCTTCAATGCCTGGAACAGGAGAGAGACCACCTGATCCATCTTAACGTTCCGAAACTTTGGGAGCTGCTGGAAGAAAAGCAGGAACTGATCAGGGCAATCGAGGAACTCAGGACCAGAATCCTGTCCCTTGAAGGGGATGAATCCCGGGGGAGAGGTCGGGCTCGGGCGCCCTTTCCTCTCCTTGCCCGGAAAATCGCCCGGCTCAAGGAAGAAATTGCGGCCAGGGCAAAGGAAAATGTCACCTTCATCCGCGATACCCTGGTCTTCTTCGATGAATTGATTTCCATTCTTCTCTCGGGCGGCAATGAAGAGCCAGCCTACCGCCGGGCGGTGAAAGGTCCCTCAGATTCCACCTCCGCCATTTATCACATGGAGGTTTGATCATGAGCGGGATCGGACTAATCCTGAACGCCGCCAAAGACGCCTTGATGTCCCAGCAGTATGCCCTCGATGTGATAAGTCACAACGTGGCCAATGCCAACACCGAGGGATATTCAAGACAGACCCCCGTGCTATCGGCGAAAACCCCCGCCCCCTATGCGGGATTTATTCTCGGCCGGGGAGTGGAGTTGAGCGAGGTCATCAGGAATACCGACAGTTTCATTGAATCCCGGCTGCGGGAAAGGAATTCGGATCTCACCGCCATGAGCGAGAAGGAGGTCTATTTGAATGCTCTGGAAGGGGTCTTCAACGAGAATTCGGGCCGAAGCCTCAGCGCCCAGTTCGCCGACTTCTGGAACGCATGGCATGACTTGAGCAACAACCCATCCGGGTATGCGGAGAGGGATGTCGTTGTGGAGATGGGGTCACTCCTCGCCCAATCCTTCAAAGACCTTGCAGGGGACATGCAGCAGTTCGAGAGAGAGATCGGGCTTGCCCTGGACTCAGGGATTACAAAGATCAACCAGTTGACCAGCCAGATCGCGGATGTCAACGAGCAGATCATAAATCTCGAGATCATCGGGTCCGCCAACGATCTCCGGGACAAGCGCGACGCCCTGGTGATCGAGTTATCCAAGTATATCAACATCAAGGCCTTCGAGAACGAGGACGGAAACCTCACGGTCATGACCACCAGCGGATACACGCTGGTGGACAAGTCCAGCACCTACCAGCTCGAGCTTAGCGGAACGAATATTATGTGGGAGGGATCCGGCGGCGTGGACGTGAACATCACGGACTCGATCGAAGGGGGAAAGATGGGGGGATGGCTCGATATGCGGGATGAGATCCTCCCAAAATACGAGGCGGATCTGGACGAGCTGGCCAAGGCCGCCATCTGGGAAGTCAACAAAATCCACACCCAGGGGGTGGGCCTTGAGATCGTTCAGCCCGGAGACAGCCTTACAGGCACTTATACGTCTTCCACGACCCTTTCGGACCTGAACTTCGGAAGCAAGATCGATTATACGGGCTCTTTCACCCTATGGATCGGGGATGCAAACGGGGAGAACCTCCAGGATGTGACCATCAGTCTTGCGACCCTGAACGGATCATCCACCTTGACCGATCTGGCAACGAGCATCAACAACCAGATCTCGACGGCGGGTCTTTCCGGTGTGACAGCCTCCGTGTCCAACGATGCCCTGGTGCTTACGGCGGACGCGACCCATTCTTTCGCCTTCTCGGATGACAGCAGTTACATTCTCGCGGCCGTGGGGATCAATTCCTTTTTCAAGGGCAGCAGCGCCCAGACCATGGATGTAAATTCCCTGCTGAAAACGAATAAGGAATTCGTGGCGGCCGCCCGGGTGAATTCAACGACAGGGGCGTACGAGGCAGGAGACAACTCCAACGCCCTTGCAATGACCAACCTCCAGTACAACAATGTCAGCCTGAAGCGATGGACCTATGAAAGGGGCCAGACCGCTTCATCCCAGAACGTGTCCGATACCCTGGAGAACTATCTTCACACCCTCGTCGGGTCCATAGGGATCAAGACCCAGAGTATCGCGAGGGAGAAGGAATACAACCAGGTCATAGTAGATCAGCTCAATGCCACCAGGGACGGCATCGCCGCCGTATCCCTGGATGAGGAAATGACCAACCTGATCAAGTACCAGCATGGATACGCTGCGGCGGCCAAGTTGATCAGCACGGCGGATGAAATGCTCAAGACCCTGCTGGACACCCGATAGGGAGCATATAAGAGATGAGAATCGCCAACAAGACCCTGTATGACAACATCGTCAGCAACCTGAGCAAGACATCCACGGAGATGCTCAGGGCCAATCAGGTCGTGAGTTCGGGAAAACGGATCAACCGGCTGTCTGATGATCCCGTGGGCCTGGTGGCGGTCCTGGACCTTCGGTCTTCGCAGGCCCATGTCGAGCAACTGGAGAGGAACATAAACATGGGAAAGTCATGGCTCAACATGGGGGAATCCGCCCTGACCCAGATCGAAGACCTGCTTTCCCAGACCAAGGCCCTGTGCGTCCAGATGGCCAACGGCACCCAGGACGCCACCCAGCGCCGGAACGCGGCTACAGTTGTTGACGGCAGGCTCAGGCAGATCATTTCTTTGGCCAATACCCAGGTGAACGGGAGATACATTTTCGGGGGCACCCGGACCGACACCCAGCCCTTTGTCTTCAACGAGGGAGCCAGCCCGCCCAATGTGTCTTACCAGGGCAATGATACGGCCTTTTCGGTCAAGATCGGCAAAAACACGACGGTGGAGGTCGGGAGGGACGGAGAAACCATATTCGGGGATGACGGGATCGATTGGTCGGATCCCACCGACGGTGAGGATAACATTTTCAAGACTCTCCTCGATCTGAAGGATGCCTTAACCGGAAACGATGTGTCGGCCATCCAGGGAGCCATAAGCAAGATCGACAATCACCTGGCGACAGTGCGCACCATGATTTCCAATACAGGCGCCAGGACCATCCGATTGGAGGCCAAGGAAAACATCATCCAGGACCTGAAAGTGACTTACTCCGACAGAAAGTCGAAACTGGAAGACGCCGACCTTGCCAAGGCCATCATGGATCTCAAGAGCAAGGAAACCGCTTACCAGGCCGCCCTCGCCTCATCGGCCAGGGTGATGAATCTGAGCCTGGTGAACTACATATAATGCCGAGATGAGCGGTCCGACGCATAACGGGGGGAGCCGAGTCTCACCCGGTATACATTGGACGCTCCATCGATTTGATCTCCTCCCCGCCGGGAGGAGGGCTGGACGCCATGGAGGGTACCAGTGCTTGTTCTTACCAGGAAGGTGGATGAAAGCATTACCATCGGAAACGATGTGACCGTGACGGTCCTAGATATCCGTGGAAACCAGGTTCGGCTGGGTATCCAGGCCCCCAGGCACACCATCGTGAACCGCACGGAGATCTACGAAAGCATACTGCAGGAAAATATCAAGGCCTCACAGGCCCCCCGGGACCTGGAGGACATCCATGGGGTCCTCGATGAAGGGGACGATCTTGAGAAGGAGTCCTGATAAATCGATGCGGCGTATAGACACTACAAGATTCGGATCCATAGAGATTGAAGAAGAAAAGATCATCCATTTCCCCCAGGGAATACTCGGATTCCCGGAGCAGAAGGACTACATTCTCTTCCCCCATAAGCCGGACTCTCCTTTCTACTGGCTTCAATCAGTCACTAACCCTGAACTGGCCTTTGTTCTCACCAATCCTTTCCTGTTCTTCGAGGACTACCTCTCCAGGTTGACCCCGGCGGAGGAAGACCTCTTGAAGGCCGAAAACGGCGGTGAGGTCAATGTCTTCGTCCTGGTCACCATCCCCCAGGGAAAGGCGGAAGAAATGACGGCCAACCTTCTGGGCCCCCTGGTCATTGAGGTGGAAACCAGGGTGGGGCGGCAGGTCGTCCTTCCTAATTCAGGGTATTCCCACCGCCACCCCCTTCTGGGCGGTTGATTTCCCCGTCAAAATAGCCCCATCCATATCCCTGCAATAATACACAGCAGAGTCCCACTGCCTTTTCGCCGCAAAGAAAATGGAAAGAAAAAGACAGGAAAAGGCATGGATTGCAAAAAAAGTTATGTTAAAATATTGACATCCGTGGAGGTTTGAGCCAAAATATTGGCGTTTCTTGGGTTTCTGTTGGGATTCCAAATGCCCAGGGGGATGAAAATATGGCCGGAATAAAGATCTTGGTGGTGGATGATGAGGCCAAAATCAGGGATCAGTTCACCGAATTCCTCCAGCGTCATGAATTTGAAGTCAATGTTGCCGAAAACGGCGAGGTGGCCATAGGGGTCCTGGAGCAGGATTTCTATGATGTGGCCCTTATCGACCTGAATATGCCTAAAGTGGACGGAATGGCCGTATTGCGCCACCTGGTGGATCACCACAGCGATACCGTGGGCATTATCCTTACGGGTTACGCCACGATCCGGAACGCGGTGGAGGCCATGAAAATAGGGGCCTATGACTATTTGGCCAAACCGGTCAAAATGGAAGAGGTCCTGATGGTCATCCAGCGGGCCTTGGAATTCAGGGACTTGAGGCGGGAGAATCTGGCCCTGAAAAGGCAGTTGAAGCAG
It contains:
- the flgN gene encoding flagellar export chaperone FlgN, with product MESLQHDGDIQDLYRKKASLLQGLLQCLEQERDHLIHLNVPKLWELLEEKQELIRAIEELRTRILSLEGDESRGRGRARAPFPLLARKIARLKEEIAARAKENVTFIRDTLVFFDELISILLSGGNEEPAYRRAVKGPSDSTSAIYHMEV
- the flgK gene encoding flagellar hook-associated protein FlgK; translated protein: MSGIGLILNAAKDALMSQQYALDVISHNVANANTEGYSRQTPVLSAKTPAPYAGFILGRGVELSEVIRNTDSFIESRLRERNSDLTAMSEKEVYLNALEGVFNENSGRSLSAQFADFWNAWHDLSNNPSGYAERDVVVEMGSLLAQSFKDLAGDMQQFEREIGLALDSGITKINQLTSQIADVNEQIINLEIIGSANDLRDKRDALVIELSKYINIKAFENEDGNLTVMTTSGYTLVDKSSTYQLELSGTNIMWEGSGGVDVNITDSIEGGKMGGWLDMRDEILPKYEADLDELAKAAIWEVNKIHTQGVGLEIVQPGDSLTGTYTSSTTLSDLNFGSKIDYTGSFTLWIGDANGENLQDVTISLATLNGSSTLTDLATSINNQISTAGLSGVTASVSNDALVLTADATHSFAFSDDSSYILAAVGINSFFKGSSAQTMDVNSLLKTNKEFVAAARVNSTTGAYEAGDNSNALAMTNLQYNNVSLKRWTYERGQTASSQNVSDTLENYLHTLVGSIGIKTQSIAREKEYNQVIVDQLNATRDGIAAVSLDEEMTNLIKYQHGYAAAAKLISTADEMLKTLLDTR
- the flgL gene encoding flagellar hook-associated protein FlgL, with protein sequence MRIANKTLYDNIVSNLSKTSTEMLRANQVVSSGKRINRLSDDPVGLVAVLDLRSSQAHVEQLERNINMGKSWLNMGESALTQIEDLLSQTKALCVQMANGTQDATQRRNAATVVDGRLRQIISLANTQVNGRYIFGGTRTDTQPFVFNEGASPPNVSYQGNDTAFSVKIGKNTTVEVGRDGETIFGDDGIDWSDPTDGEDNIFKTLLDLKDALTGNDVSAIQGAISKIDNHLATVRTMISNTGARTIRLEAKENIIQDLKVTYSDRKSKLEDADLAKAIMDLKSKETAYQAALASSARVMNLSLVNYI
- the csrA gene encoding carbon storage regulator CsrA codes for the protein MLVLTRKVDESITIGNDVTVTVLDIRGNQVRLGIQAPRHTIVNRTEIYESILQENIKASQAPRDLEDIHGVLDEGDDLEKES
- a CDS encoding flagellar assembly protein FliW; its protein translation is MRRIDTTRFGSIEIEEEKIIHFPQGILGFPEQKDYILFPHKPDSPFYWLQSVTNPELAFVLTNPFLFFEDYLSRLTPAEEDLLKAENGGEVNVFVLVTIPQGKAEEMTANLLGPLVIEVETRVGRQVVLPNSGYSHRHPLLGG